Sequence from the Kineosporia succinea genome:
CCGAGATCCGGCTGATCGCCCGCACCGGCCAGTTCCCGCGCATCGCCGAGACCGTCGAGGTGATCCAGAACGAGCTGGAGAAGGCCGGTCTCAACGTCAAGATCCAGATGATGGACACCAATACCCAGCTGACGTACCAGATCCGGCCCTTCCCCGAGGACACCGGGCCGTACCTGCTGATGATCATGCACGGCAACCAGGCCGGTGACGCCGCGTTCACGCTCGACCAGTACATGCTCAGTGAGGGCTACCAGAGTTCCTGGGGCACCGAGGAGTTCGACGGGATGATCCGGGAGGCCGAGGCGCTCAAGGGCTCCGAGCGGCAGGCCGCGTTCGAGAAGCTCTGGCCCTACGAGCAGGAGAAGATCGTTCAGTACGCGTACATCGCGCACATGAGCGCGATCCTGGCCAAGTCCGCAAGCGTCTCGTACGAGCCGGATTCCGCCACCGGCGACGAGATGCGCCTGGCTGAGATGAGTCCCGTGTCATGACCGGATTCCTGCGCCGCCGGGCGTTCACCAGTCTCCTGCCGCTGATCGCCGTGCTGCTGGGCGTGTTCTTCCTCGCCCGGCTCACCGGTGACCCGGCCAACCTCTACCTGCCGGTGTCCGCGACGCCCGAGCAGCGTCAGCAGTTCATCGAGCAGAACGGTCTCGACGACTCGGTCTGGGCCCAGATGTGGGACTACCTCGGGGGCATCCTGCGGCTGGACTTCGGCGAGTCGCTGCGCACCGGGGAGTCGGCGGCCACGATGGCGCTGCGGGCCTTCCCGGCCACGCTGCAGCTGGCCTTCTCGACGATGCTCATCGCCGTGGCCGGCGCGATCGTGATCGGCTGCTGGGCCGCCTACCGGCCCAACTCGATCGCCGACCGGATCTCCAGCTTCCTGTCGATGACCGCGGCCAGCGTGCCCGACTTCTGGTTCGCCATCATCGGCGTCTGGATCTTCGCGGTCGGCCTGGGCTGGCTCCCGACCTCGGGCGTCACCGGGGGCATGGCCTCGTGGGTGCTCCCGGTGGCGACGCTGGTGATCCGGCCGCTGGGGGTGCTGACCCAGGTGGTGCGCGGGGCGATGGTGTCGGCCCTGTCCGCGCCCTACGTGCGGCTGGCCCGTTCCAAGGGCGCCGGTGACCTGCGCGTCGTCACCCATCACGCCCTGCGCAACGCGGCCGCCCCGGCCCTGACCGTGGCCGGTGACCTGATGGTCGGCCTGATCAACGGCGCGGTGGTGGTCGAGACCATCTTCGGCTGGCCGGGTATCGGCAAGCTGATGATCGACTCGATCCTCGGCCGCGACTTCGCCGTGCTGCAGGCCTGTGTGCTGCTCACGGCGGTCTCGATCTTCGTGCTCAACATCCTCATCGACATCGGTTACGCGCTTCTGGACGCGCGGGTCAGGGAGAAGGTGTCGGCGTGACGGACGTGGTGGAAGTCGTTTCTCCTGAGCGGGTTTCGCATCAGGTTTCGCTCTGGAGACTCCTCCTGCGCGACAAGGTGGCCACGCTCGCCGCCCTGGTGCTCGCGTTCATCGCCCTGGTCGCGGTCTTCGGGCCGATGCTGGTGGGCGACGAGGCGCGTCAGCAGAACCTGCTCAACGCGAACGCCGAGCCGTTCAACCTGTCCGAGGGGTGGCTCAACTTCCTCGGCACCGACGCACTGGGGCGCAGCGTGCTGGCCCGGCTGATCGTGGCCAGCCGCACCACGCTCTCGGTGGCGGTGCCCGCGGTGCTGCTCTCGCTGGTCATCGGCTCGCTGATCGGCATGTGGGCGGGCTACCACCGGGGCTGGCGCGAGACCGTGGTGATGCGGGTGGCCGACATCATCCTGAGCTTCCCCTCGCTGCTCATGGCCGTGGTGGTGCTCTACATCTTCTCGCCCAGCTCGGCGAACCTCGTTCTCGTGCTGGCGATCACCCGGATCCCGATCTACCTGCGCACCGCCCGGGCCGAGTCGGCCGAGCTGCAGAGCCGGCTGTTCGTGGATGCGGCGCGCACCTTCGGCACCAAGCCGCCGGCGATCATCTTCCGGCACGTGCTGCCGATCATCCTGCCCACCCTGCTGACGGTGGCCACGCTCGACTTCTGCTTCGTGATGCTGTCGGAGTCGTCGCTGAGCTTCCTCGGTATCGGCATCCAGCCGCCGTCGGTGAGCTGGGGCCTGATGGTGTCGCAGGGCCGCACCTACCTCCAGACCGCCTGGTGGCTCTCGTTCTTCCCCGGTCTGGCCATCGTGGTCACCACCGTCTCGGCGACGATCCTGGCGTCCTGGGCCCGGCTGGCCACCGATCCCGCGCAGCGCTGGCGGCTGGCGCTGCCCCGCGGCAAGCGACGTGTTCCCAAGGAGGTCAAGTGATGTCCGTTCTCAGCGTGAACGACCTGACCGTCGACATCGAGACCCCGGGTGGCACCCTGCGGGCGGTCGACGGCGTCGGCTTCGACGCGGTGCGGGGCGAGACCCTGGCCCTGCTGGGCGAGTCCGGCTGCGGCAAGTCGATGACGGCCCAGGCCATCGTCGGGCTGCTCGAGCCGGTCGCCTCGGTGACGAAGGGCTCGGTCACCCTGAACGGCACCGACCTGGTCAAGGCCTCACGGCGCCGGCGCCGGGCGATGGCCGGGCCGGAGCTGGCGATCGTGTTCCAGGACGCGCTGACGGCGCTCAACCCGGTCTACACGGTGGGTACCCAGCTGGCCGAGCCGTTCCGCATCCACCGGCGTCTCTCGGCGAAAGCGGCTCGGGTCGAGGCGATCGAGCTGATGCGGCGCGTCGGCATCCCGCACCCCGAGTCGCGGGTGGACGCGTATCCGCACCAGTTCTCGGGTGGCATGCGGCAGCGCCTGCTCATCGCGATGGCCGTGGCGCTCAACCCCTCGGTGCTGCTGGCCGACGAGCCCACGACCGCTCTCGACGTCACCGTGCAGGCCCAGATCATGGCTCTGCTCAAGGATCTCCGGGCCGAGCGGGAGATGGCCGTGGTGCTGATCACCCACGACCTGGCCCTGGTCGCCGAGGAGGCCGACAAGGTCGTGGTGATGTACGCCGGCCACGTGGTCGAGACCGGCTCGGTGTCCGAGGTGTTCGGGAACCCGCGGCATCCGTACACCAAGGGCCTGCTCGACTCGGTGCCGGTGCACGTGGCCCGGGGGTCGGAGCTGGCCTCGATCGGCGGTACCCCGCCCGACCTGGCCTCGATCCCGAACGGCTGCGTCTACCAGGCCCGGTGTCCCCTGGCCCGAGACCGTTGCGTGGCGGCCCGCCCGGTGCTGCGTGAGGTCGCCCCCGGTCGCCAGGCGGCCTGTCACTACTCCGAGGAGGTGTCCCGATGAGCGCGCTGCTCGAGGTGGACGAGCTGACCAAGACCTTCGACGTGAAGGGCGGCCGGCTCAAGGCCCTCGACGGCATCTCGCTGCGGCTGGGCCGGGGCGAGACGCTCGGTCTGGTGGGGGAGTCGGGCTGCGGCAAGTCGACGCTGGCCCGCACGCTGCTCATGCTCGAGAAGCCCGACGCCGGCACCGTGCGGTTCGACGGCACCGATCCGTTCTCGTTGCGCGGCAAGGAGTTGCTGGGCTGGCGGCGGCGGGTGCAGATGGTTTTCCAGGACCCCTACGGTTCGCTGAACTCGCGGATGACGGCCGGTCAGATCATCGCCGAGCCCTGGAAGACCCACAAGCAGATGTACGCGAACTCCCGCGACCGGGCCGCCCGGGTGCGGGAGCTGCTGGCCCTGGTGGGTCTTCGCCCGTCCGACGCCGACCGCTACCCGCAGGAGTTCTCGGGTGGTCAGCGGCAGCGTCTCGGCATCGCCCGCGCGCTGGCGCTGCAGCCCGACGTGATCATCTGTGACGAGCCGGTTTCCGCGCTCGACCTGTCGGTGCAGGCGCAGGTGCTGAACCTGCTCAACGACCTGCAGCGTCAGCTCGGGGTGTCGTACGTGTTCATCTCGCACGACCTGTCGGTGGTGCGGCACGTGGCCGACCGGGTGGCCGTGATGTACCTCGGGCGCATCGTCGAGCAGGGTCCGACCGAAGCGGTTTTCGAGCGTCCCCGGCATCCGTACACGGCGGCGCTGATGTCGGCGGCGCCCAAGCTGCACGAGTCCGACCGGGGTGAGCGGATCCTGCTCCAGGGCGAGATCCCGTCACCCCTGAACCCGCCGTCGGGCTGCCGGTTCCGCACCCGCTGCTGGAAGGCGACCGACATCTGCGCGGCCGAGGCGCCCCCACTCACCCGTGATCCGGCCGCCGAGGACCACGCGGCCGAGTGTCATCACCCGCTCCCGGCGGGGCGTCAGCTGGTGGTGGCCTGAGCGAACCGCGAGGGTGGACGCGCGAACTCACCTGAGTTCGCGCGTCCACCCTCGGCTCTGCCTGGCCACCGCCGCAGTTTCATCCGGACGCCGGGAGTCGGGAGCATCGCCGGCCGTGGTGCCCCCGATGCTCTCAGCGAGTGATCGAATTCTTCAGTGGCCGGCCGTGCTCCAGGGCCTCGATGTTCGCCACGATGTCATGGGCCCGGCCGCGGAAGGTCTCGTCGGTGTGCCCGGACTGGTGCGGCGTCAGCACCACGTTGTCGAACCCGGTGAAGTCGAGGTGCGAGGGTGGGGGGCTGCCCGGCCCGCGGGGATCGCGCCACCAGACGTCGATCGCGGCGCCGCCGATCGTGCCGTGGGACAGGGCGTCGTGCAGGGCCTGCTCGTCGACCACGGCGCCGCGGGCCACATTGACGAGAATGGCGCCCGGGCGCATGGTTTTCAGGGCGGTGGCGTCGATCAGGCCGCGGGTGGCGTCGCTCAGCGGAACCGTCACCACCACGATGTCCGACGAACCGAGCAGCTCGGGCAACTGCTCGGAGGTGCCCATCCACTCGACGCCGGGAGCTGGGCGTCCCGAGTGACGCACCGCTCGCACCCGCAGGCCCAGCGCACCCGCGAGAGCTGCCACCTGGGATCCGATCTCGCCGAAGCCGACGAGGCCGATCGTGCGCCCGGCCAGCACCTCGCCGAAAGGCAGCGTGGGATCGGTCATCACCGTGCGCCAGGTGCCCCCGCCCAGCTCGCGGCCGGCCCGGGGAACGTGACGCAGCAGCATCATCGAGACCATGATGACGTGCTCGGCGATCGACCGGCCGTGATGAAAGGTGTTGGCCAGCTCGACGTTCGGGGGCAGTGCGGCGAGGTCGATCTTCTCGTAGCCGGCGCCCGTCACCTGCACCAGCCGCAGGTCGTCGCCGCAGGCACGGATCAGATCGGCGGACGCCTGCCCGGAGACGAGAACGTGCGTGCCCGGCGCCTCGGCCGGATCGTCGCTGAACACCCACTCGTGCCCCGGGGTGTTCAGCACGTCGCGGAACCGCTGCAGGATCGGCTCGGTCACCAGGATCTTCACCAGAGGGGCGCCTTCCAGGCCGGGTCGATGCTGCGCATGTACCCGGTGTCGTCGCGGTTGCGGATGCCGGAGTCGAGGTACTGCTGGTGCATGCGGGCCAGGGCGTCGCGGTCGAGCTCGATGCCCAGCCCGGGTTTCGTCGGCACCTTCACCGCACCGTTCGCGAAGGCCAGTTCGCCGGGCACGATCACGTCGTCCTCGGGACGTTTCCAGGGCCAGTGGGTGTCGCAGGTGTAGTCGAGATTGGGAGTGGCGGCGGCCAGGTGAACCATCGCCGCCAGGCTGATGCCGAGGTGCGAGTTGGAGTGCATGCTCAGCCCGAGGCCGAACGTGTCGCAGACGGCGGCGAGTGACTGTGACCGGCGCAGGCCGCCCCAGAAGTGGTGGTCGGAGAGCACCACCCCGACCGCTTCTTGCTGCACGGCCGGTTTCAGGTGGTCGAACGCCACGACGCACATGTTGGTGGCCAGCGGCATCGGCACCTCACGGGCGACCTCACCCATGCCCGGGATGCCCGCGGTGGGATCTTCGAGGTACTCCAGCACCCCCTCGAGCTCCTGCCCGACCTTGATCGAGGTGGGCACGGTCCACACCGCATTCGGGTCCAGGCGCAGGGGAGTGTCGGGAAAGGCCTGCCGCAGAGCCCGGATCGCGGCCACCTCCTGATCGGGAGGGAACACGCCGCCCTTCAGCTTGATCGACGAGAAACCGTACTCGGAGATCATTTTCGTGGCCTGCCGCACCAGCCCGTCGGGGTCGAGGGCGGCACCCCACTCGTCTTCGTCGTGCCCCGGATGAGAAGCCCACTTGTAGAACAGGTATCCGGTGAAGCTCACCTCGTCGCGCACCGCGCCACCGAGCAGGTCGCTCACCGGCCGCCCGGTGATCTTGCCCTGCAGGTCGAGTGCGGCCACCTCGAACGGCGACAGCACCCGGTCGCTGGTGGACGACGTGGTCACCATCCCGGCCATGCCGTGACCACCGGTGCTGGTGTCTTCGGCGAGTGAGGCGATCACCCGGCGCTGCATCCCGTGCAGGTCGAACACGTCGGTGCCGATCAGGGCGGAGGCGGCCCGTTCGATGCGGCGCAGATGCGGTTCGTCGCCGTAGGTCTCGCCGAGCCCGTGATGGCCGCCCTCTGTGACGACTTCGACGACGGTGCGGAGCGCGAAGGGCTCGTGCACGCCGACACTGTTGAGCAGCGGGAGATCTCGGAAGGCCACCGGGGTCACGCGGACGGCGGAGACGAGCTCGGACATGGTCATCCCTTCATTGGGAGTCGTCCGAGCATCCTGACACGGCGGCGCGAGCGCGAACAAGGATGCGGAATGCCTTATACCGAAGCGGTATTGAGTGATACCCGGGGGACCTGTCGCGCTACGGGGAGAAGGAGTGGGCCCAGCTCTCGAGGCCGGCACCGCGGCCGCTCTCGTGGCCCGGGCCGCGACGGCGCCGATGCCTCGCCAGCTCCCCCGGCGCAGGCCGCCGGGGGAGCCACGGGGTTCAGGCGGCGCGGGTGGGCTCGTCGTCCTTCGAGGTGAGGGCGCCCTCGGCGACCGCCGCGTTGCGCTCGTCGCGCCGGTTGGCCAGCGTGCTCGTGATCGTCACGACCACCAGGATGCCGACGATGACGCTCAGCGAGAGCCAGGTCGGCACCGCCGGCACCGCGTGAATTGGCTCGCCCCCGTTGAGGAACGGCAGGTTGTTCTCGTGGAAGGCCTCGAGAATCAGCTTCACACCGATGAACGCGAGGATGACCGACAGGCCGGTGTCGAGATGGCGCAGCCGGTCGAGGAGGTCGCGCACCACGAAGAACAGCTGGCGCAGGCCCATCAGGGCGAAGGCGTTGGCGGTGACGACCAGGAACGGTTCCTTGGTCAGGCCGAAGATGGCCGGGATCGAGTCGAGCGCGAAGAGCACGTCGGTGACGCCGATCGCGACCATCGTGACCAGCATCGGCGTGGCGATCCAGCGGTGGTTCTGCTTCACGAACGGCCGGCCGCCGTGCCACACCGGCGTGCTCGGGATGACCCGGCCGATGAAACCGACCACGGCGGGCGGGGCCTCCTCGTCGACGTCGGGCTCACCGTCACCGTGCTTAGAACGCACCAGGTTCCAGGCGGTGTAGAGCAGGAAGGCCGCGAAGATGAAGAACACCCAGGAGAACTGGGAGATGGCCGCGGCGCCGATGGCGATCAGGCCGGCCCTCAGCACCAGTGCGAGCAGGATGCCGATCGTGAGCACGCGCAGCTGTAGGCGTTCCGGCACCGAGAACCGGGTCATGAGCACCAGGAACACGAACAGGTTGTCAGCGCTGAGGCTGTACTCGGTGAGCCAGCCGGCGATGAACTGACCGCCGTAGCCGGGCCCGAAGCCGATGATGATCGCGACGCCGAACGCGAGGGCGACCGCGACATAGAAGAGCACCCACCGCACAGCGTGCCTGACGGTGATGTGGGTCTGACCCCGGTTGAGGAAGAGGTCGATGGCGGTGATCGCGAGAACCAGGACTACGGTCGCGATCCACCAGGCAGCGCTGACGTGCATTTTCCAGGGCCTCCGGTTTCTTCCCACACGAAAGAACCGGAGGTCTCCTCCGCCCGGCAGATGTCGCCGTGTTCGATGAACACGCCTGATCTGTTGGTCCGAGCCGATGACGCCGGGCATGACCGGTCCACATTGACCGGCCTGGTATCGAGATGCCGTGCTGACGACGTCACCGTTCTAGGGAGTACTCCCCTCCACTACCGGCCCAGTGTGCTCTGCCTGTAGGGGCGGAGTCCACTTCCGGTGAAGTAAGACACATGCGGTGCGGGAACCTTTACAGTGCCCGCGCCTCATGCGTCTCGTAGAACGTCTTTTGGTCCCGGTTTGTTTCGGTGCTTGCGGACGCGGTGGTCACCCGCCGCCCGCAGGGCGCCTATCGGGCCGCGTACGCCAGTTCCTGCTCCGGTGCGGCCTCGGCACCACTCAGCAGGTAGCGAACCGCCTCCTGGGCGTCCCAGCCGTCCGGGTACTGGTTCAGCAGCTGCTTGGCGGCCGTCAGGTCGGAGCCGAGGGTGAGCAGCGGCCCCTCCTCGATGCCGGACCGCACCTGGGGCATGCCGATGGTGGCCATCAGGCCGTTGCACAGGCACTTGCGGCCCACGGTGTTGCTGAGCTCGCCGCCCTTGCGCACGTAGTCGTCCTCGGGCTCGGACGGGCAGCGGTAGCCCAGCTGGCCGGGCTTCTTCTCGTACGCGGTGCGCAGGTAGGC
This genomic interval carries:
- a CDS encoding ABC transporter permease; protein product: MTGFLRRRAFTSLLPLIAVLLGVFFLARLTGDPANLYLPVSATPEQRQQFIEQNGLDDSVWAQMWDYLGGILRLDFGESLRTGESAATMALRAFPATLQLAFSTMLIAVAGAIVIGCWAAYRPNSIADRISSFLSMTAASVPDFWFAIIGVWIFAVGLGWLPTSGVTGGMASWVLPVATLVIRPLGVLTQVVRGAMVSALSAPYVRLARSKGAGDLRVVTHHALRNAAAPALTVAGDLMVGLINGAVVVETIFGWPGIGKLMIDSILGRDFAVLQACVLLTAVSIFVLNILIDIGYALLDARVREKVSA
- a CDS encoding ABC transporter permease, translating into MVEVVSPERVSHQVSLWRLLLRDKVATLAALVLAFIALVAVFGPMLVGDEARQQNLLNANAEPFNLSEGWLNFLGTDALGRSVLARLIVASRTTLSVAVPAVLLSLVIGSLIGMWAGYHRGWRETVVMRVADIILSFPSLLMAVVVLYIFSPSSANLVLVLAITRIPIYLRTARAESAELQSRLFVDAARTFGTKPPAIIFRHVLPIILPTLLTVATLDFCFVMLSESSLSFLGIGIQPPSVSWGLMVSQGRTYLQTAWWLSFFPGLAIVVTTVSATILASWARLATDPAQRWRLALPRGKRRVPKEVK
- a CDS encoding ABC transporter ATP-binding protein encodes the protein MSVLSVNDLTVDIETPGGTLRAVDGVGFDAVRGETLALLGESGCGKSMTAQAIVGLLEPVASVTKGSVTLNGTDLVKASRRRRRAMAGPELAIVFQDALTALNPVYTVGTQLAEPFRIHRRLSAKAARVEAIELMRRVGIPHPESRVDAYPHQFSGGMRQRLLIAMAVALNPSVLLADEPTTALDVTVQAQIMALLKDLRAEREMAVVLITHDLALVAEEADKVVVMYAGHVVETGSVSEVFGNPRHPYTKGLLDSVPVHVARGSELASIGGTPPDLASIPNGCVYQARCPLARDRCVAARPVLREVAPGRQAACHYSEEVSR
- a CDS encoding ABC transporter ATP-binding protein, whose protein sequence is MSALLEVDELTKTFDVKGGRLKALDGISLRLGRGETLGLVGESGCGKSTLARTLLMLEKPDAGTVRFDGTDPFSLRGKELLGWRRRVQMVFQDPYGSLNSRMTAGQIIAEPWKTHKQMYANSRDRAARVRELLALVGLRPSDADRYPQEFSGGQRQRLGIARALALQPDVIICDEPVSALDLSVQAQVLNLLNDLQRQLGVSYVFISHDLSVVRHVADRVAVMYLGRIVEQGPTEAVFERPRHPYTAALMSAAPKLHESDRGERILLQGEIPSPLNPPSGCRFRTRCWKATDICAAEAPPLTRDPAAEDHAAECHHPLPAGRQLVVA
- a CDS encoding 2-hydroxyacid dehydrogenase, with product MKILVTEPILQRFRDVLNTPGHEWVFSDDPAEAPGTHVLVSGQASADLIRACGDDLRLVQVTGAGYEKIDLAALPPNVELANTFHHGRSIAEHVIMVSMMLLRHVPRAGRELGGGTWRTVMTDPTLPFGEVLAGRTIGLVGFGEIGSQVAALAGALGLRVRAVRHSGRPAPGVEWMGTSEQLPELLGSSDIVVVTVPLSDATRGLIDATALKTMRPGAILVNVARGAVVDEQALHDALSHGTIGGAAIDVWWRDPRGPGSPPPSHLDFTGFDNVVLTPHQSGHTDETFRGRAHDIVANIEALEHGRPLKNSITR
- a CDS encoding glucarate dehydratase family protein; translation: MTMSELVSAVRVTPVAFRDLPLLNSVGVHEPFALRTVVEVVTEGGHHGLGETYGDEPHLRRIERAASALIGTDVFDLHGMQRRVIASLAEDTSTGGHGMAGMVTTSSTSDRVLSPFEVAALDLQGKITGRPVSDLLGGAVRDEVSFTGYLFYKWASHPGHDEDEWGAALDPDGLVRQATKMISEYGFSSIKLKGGVFPPDQEVAAIRALRQAFPDTPLRLDPNAVWTVPTSIKVGQELEGVLEYLEDPTAGIPGMGEVAREVPMPLATNMCVVAFDHLKPAVQQEAVGVVLSDHHFWGGLRRSQSLAAVCDTFGLGLSMHSNSHLGISLAAMVHLAAATPNLDYTCDTHWPWKRPEDDVIVPGELAFANGAVKVPTKPGLGIELDRDALARMHQQYLDSGIRNRDDTGYMRSIDPAWKAPLW
- a CDS encoding TerC/Alx family metal homeostasis membrane protein, whose translation is MHVSAAWWIATVVLVLAITAIDLFLNRGQTHITVRHAVRWVLFYVAVALAFGVAIIIGFGPGYGGQFIAGWLTEYSLSADNLFVFLVLMTRFSVPERLQLRVLTIGILLALVLRAGLIAIGAAAISQFSWVFFIFAAFLLYTAWNLVRSKHGDGEPDVDEEAPPAVVGFIGRVIPSTPVWHGGRPFVKQNHRWIATPMLVTMVAIGVTDVLFALDSIPAIFGLTKEPFLVVTANAFALMGLRQLFFVVRDLLDRLRHLDTGLSVILAFIGVKLILEAFHENNLPFLNGGEPIHAVPAVPTWLSLSVIVGILVVVTITSTLANRRDERNAAVAEGALTSKDDEPTRAA